The Hydrotalea sp. genomic interval TAAGGATGCAAGATTAAGAAAAGAAATTCCTATTGGTATTTTGGGCGACCAAGGTAATGTCGGTGACTATGTGCCATTTTATTTTTGTCCAAGGCATCCCTTGTTATATGAATGGAGGAAGCAATCTTCACAACATAAAGCTATTTATTTTGTAACAAAAATAGAGAGTGTTCTTAAATATCAACAACAATGTTTTTTTACCAATGGCAATGCCGCAAGCAGGGGAACAGTTTTTTATACAGACGCAGATGATATAAATAAATTAAATTGGGATGGCATTCATTCAGAAGATTTTGCCAGGGCTGAATATCCTGATAATTTTATAGCAAAATATTCAGAATTTCTCATTAAAGACTTTGTTTCGTTAAAACTTTGCAAGTTATTAGCTGTGTATGATGAAAAAACAAAGATTGCTATAGAAAAAGTTTTACAGGATAAGAAAATTTCTATAGAGGTAAAGAAGGACTGGTATTTTTAAGGCAATGATTATTTTACAAAAAGGAAAAATTGAGGATGCCGATGCAGAAGCATTGGTCAATAGCGTTAATTGCGTTGGCGTGATGGGGCGGGGTGTCGCCTTGGCATTTAAAGAAAAATATTCTAATAATTTTAAGGAATATGAAAAGGCTTGCCAAGATGGATTGGTGCAAACTGGTAAAATGTTTGTTTATTC includes:
- a CDS encoding DUF4433 domain-containing protein, producing the protein MVDINKIDIYHIIHIDNLVGIVKDGGLKSDARLRRENKTAASNTSKEIKDARLRKEIPIGILGDQGNVGDYVPFYFCPRHPLLYEWRKQSSQHKAIYFVTKIESVLKYQQQCFFTNGNAASRGTVFYTDADDINKLNWDGIHSEDFARAEYPDNFIAKYSEFLIKDFVSLKLCKLLAVYDEKTKIAIEKVLQDKKISIEVKKDWYF